The Psychromonas sp. MME1 genome window below encodes:
- a CDS encoding polysaccharide biosynthesis protein, which yields MFSEKVLLITGGTGSFGNAVLNRFLETDVKEIRIFSRDEKKQDDMRKKYKSDKLKFYIGDVRDYQSVSNAIRGVDYIYHAAALKQVPSCEFYPLEAVKTNVLGTENVLEAAIQHGVERVVCLSTDKAVYPINAMGISKAMMEKVIVAKSRNVPKGMTICTTRYGNVMASRGSVIPLFCRQIIEGKSLTVTDPNMTRFMMTLDDAVDLVLHAFEYGDNGDIFVQKAPGATIDVLTKAIFNIMDKPNHEVNVIGTRHGEKLYEALCSREEMFVAEDQGGYYRIPADNRDLNYAQYMEEGEKDLSVVEDYNSHNTERLDVAGMEALLLKLDFMREIKAGNLNVPEGV from the coding sequence ATGTTTTCAGAGAAAGTACTACTTATTACCGGTGGAACAGGATCTTTTGGTAATGCGGTTTTGAATCGCTTTTTAGAAACAGATGTTAAAGAAATACGTATTTTTTCCCGTGATGAGAAAAAACAAGATGATATGCGCAAGAAATATAAATCGGATAAATTGAAGTTTTATATCGGTGATGTCCGTGATTATCAAAGCGTGTCTAATGCTATTCGTGGTGTTGATTATATTTATCATGCTGCAGCATTAAAGCAGGTTCCATCTTGTGAGTTTTATCCGTTAGAAGCGGTTAAAACCAACGTGTTGGGCACAGAAAACGTACTTGAGGCCGCTATTCAACACGGTGTTGAAAGAGTTGTTTGTTTAAGTACAGACAAAGCTGTTTACCCCATTAATGCGATGGGGATCTCTAAGGCAATGATGGAAAAAGTGATTGTTGCAAAATCTCGTAATGTGCCCAAAGGCATGACGATCTGTACCACTCGCTACGGTAATGTGATGGCTTCACGCGGCAGTGTTATCCCTCTTTTCTGTCGTCAAATTATTGAAGGTAAATCGTTAACGGTAACTGATCCCAACATGACCCGTTTTATGATGACTTTAGACGATGCTGTAGACTTGGTTCTACATGCATTTGAATACGGCGATAACGGTGATATTTTTGTCCAAAAAGCGCCAGGTGCGACCATCGATGTGCTGACCAAAGCTATCTTTAACATTATGGATAAGCCTAATCATGAAGTGAATGTGATTGGTACACGCCATGGTGAGAAGTTGTATGAAGCACTTTGTAGTCGTGAAGAAATGTTTGTCGCTGAAGATCAAGGCGGCTATTATCGCATTCCTGCTGACAATCGTGATTTGAACTATGCGCAGTATATGGAAGAAGGCGAGAAAGACCTTTCTGTCGTTGAAGATTATAACTCGCATAATACCGAGCGTTTAGATGTCGCTGGAATGGAAGCATTACTGCTTAAGTTAGATTTTATGCGCGAGATTAAAGCTGGCAACTTAAATGTACCAGAGGGCGTATAG
- a CDS encoding NAD-dependent epimerase/dehydratase family protein — protein MNIVVTGANGFIGKNLCTMLAEQGYTDLIKVDIETSRDELAGYLQSADFVYHLAGINGQKMTLSFKKVMRI, from the coding sequence ATGAATATTGTCGTTACGGGGGCAAATGGTTTTATCGGTAAAAACCTCTGCACCATGCTCGCTGAACAAGGCTATACCGATTTAATTAAAGTTGACATTGAAACTTCTCGTGATGAGCTCGCTGGCTATTTGCAGTCTGCTGACTTTGTGTATCATCTTGCTGGTATTAACGGCCAAAAGATGACTCTGAGTTTCAAGAAGGTAATGCGCATCTAA